The following is a genomic window from Carassius gibelio isolate Cgi1373 ecotype wild population from Czech Republic chromosome B20, carGib1.2-hapl.c, whole genome shotgun sequence.
ttggtaagatttttttcaaatgtttttgaaatactctTGTGTTTACCAAGGTTGCATTTTTAACAAATACGTAATAATATAcgtaaatgcaatttaatcaTGTGGTGATAAAGCTGTATTTTTAGATTTCTGTGtgacagaaatcattctataatGCTGATTATGTGCTCGAGACATTCTtcttaatataaaacaattatcaaacagaatttatttaaaaacttaaatcatataaatgttttaaatgtctttactgacacttttgttcAATGTAATGCATTCTCACTTAATgagagtattaatttctttaaaaaaaaaaccctgctcaGATGTTTTCAGATGGGGTAAAGCTACAGTAAGTGATAATAGTGACTTGCCATATTTTATCAGCATCATCTTCTCAATGTAACCAGTGTCACTCCTCTGGCCTAAATACACTGACCCACAGTGCTTTTTGCACTGAACACGTTTGTGTGAATTAGCTTGAGCACTACATAATGTCAGGATATGTTAGAACAGTTAAGCTGATTTGTTACGACAGGAAGCCCTAGTAAcactatattaaattaaaaagagaTTTCTAAGTCACATGATGGCTCATTGAATAAACCGTGTCATGTCATTATGTCTCACAAGACCAGTGCTTGGTTTTCAGTGGGTTGTGTGATTGATAAACTGgtgattgtgttttatttcatttaatgtatgtatttaataatttttgaacTGGCACTGAGAGCAATCATTTTGTTTGGCTCATTAAGACTCAATGTCTGATCAATGTCTGGAACTTCACAAAAGAGAACAAGACTGTAACTttgcaattatttcatttatgtACTTAGAAGTTTTGAGTGGCATGAATGCATACTTACACATACTGACTTACACACAATTGAAGTTTACatgtatttgtattataatagttaaataatttcttaatttgtaAATAGATTGATTCCTGCCATGAAGGTTTGTCTGTTCATTGTTGTGacaatattaaaaacatgttgtCAATCATTTCATTGACAATTGTCGTTCCATACTGACATGATTTTAattcttctgtgcaacacaagatattttgaataaagtttttattttgttataaatattataatgaattatactgTAAATGCTTTAAGAACAACAGACTtctttttgataattttttttattcacaatctaTTTCATTTTTATGTACTTCACAGTAGGCAAGATTAACTTGATTGCTATTTTGATTTGACTGCAACTTTTTATGTGTATAAAAAGGCCAAATTGTGATGTAAAATACATTGTCTCTTTCAAGTTGTTTTGCACATGCTTTGCAATGCATTTGTGTAAATGTTTCCTTACTGCTATTTTGTCAGTAGGTGTGATGTGGATATTCTGCATTTTTGCCTCAACagtctttgtatttatttcttatagcaagtcacctgctatccttcatGATGGACCAATGGTCAACTGTCCACTGACCCTCCACTGATCATCCAGGGGCCACATCACTCTGTGTGCTCCTCTACATACCTCACAGCATCATGGGGGCCGTAGTCCAGATGCACTTCAGCACAGTGGATTATGTGATTTTTGTCTTGCTGCTAGTGGCCTCTGCTGGAATCGGTCTTTACTATGCCTTCTCAGGGGGTCGTCAGAGGACCACACAGGAGTTCCTGCTGGCCGACCGCAGCATGCGCTGCCTTCCAGTGTCCCTTTCACTGCTAGCCACCTTTCAGTCAGCGGTGGCCATCCTGGGTGCCCCATCTGAGATTTACACACATGGCACGCAGTATTGGTTCCTGGGCTGCTCCTACTTCCTGGGCCTACTCATCCCTGCACACATTTTCATACCAGTTTTCTATCGGCTCCGTCTTAGCAGCGCGTATCAGGTACTACATTAGAAATTCACTGTCTTTGTGTGTTCGAGAGACTGGAGAAAGTGTCACTTTTTGGggatcagagtttttttttttttttatgaatcagttTCACAAATGAGTCAGTGAATGATTCATTAGAGAATTTGTCTGAAATTGAAGGATTTTACTAAATGCTTTACTAAATCTGATAATCATTAAACAACTGCaaagttaatgaaaaaaaaacatggatattCATTGGTCAAAAAGGGTGGGAACTTTGTAAATTGACCTGCAAGTTCAAAATTTAAGCACTCATACAACAAGTGCTCTTAGACTTTTGGAGCTCACTTTAACATTATAAGGACAATGGACCGTCAGttagaatagcaaaataaatcccaattatacaaatattttttgacaGCAGAATTCTTAACCAATCAAAATCAAGCATTCCAGAAATCaaaatatgctattttattacagcaaataagaaaatgtttttagaaagtatttattattacatttgttcaatttaatgcatgcttgatgAATCCATCTCAATCCATCTAACTTAAAATGATTATGTAATATTTGTAAATTACAGTCCCCCGCTGTACCAAAACATGCTCTATGGGATTTAACACTATTTCCGTTTGTATTGTATTCTTGCCTTCTTTTTCTCCTTCATAGTATCTGGAACTTCGTTTTAGTAAAAGTGTTCGGATATGTGGCACTTTGACCTTCATCTTTCAGATGGTGAGTTGTGGTTACCACTTGGATGTGTACAATAGGACATTAAAACCTTTAGGAGTATAATCTAATAATCTAAAGTAATATTGTCTTTTACTCCAGTTTTGTTAGACACAAAGACACCCTGTTATCAGTATAAAAACTTGAACTTTCACCTACAAGCTTATtctgatcccccccccccccccactgatATGGACAATATTTTACTTAGCGTTGTGGATCTAAAGTGTAATGATTCTCAGAACTATCAGTTACTAGACGGGGACATTCAGAGAAATAAGTTATTACAGTAGGTGTGGAAACAAGCATTATAACTGTTACATCTATCCTATTATGTTTTTACGCAGGTGATCTATATGGGAGTTGTTCTGTATGCTCCAGCACTTGCACTTAATGCAGGTAATTGAGATTATTGATGCATTACAAGACACGCATGTTGATGTTAATCAGATAAGTAGTTTATTTCGTGTTTTTCCTCTTGtaaatgtttgaatttgtttGTGATCACAGTAACAGGTTTTGACCTTTGGGGAGCAGTGCTGGCCATAGGATTGGTGTGCACACTTTACACAGCTCTGGTAGGGTGGAGATATGTCTCTCATTGTTTACATGTGATGTATTGTTTTCACCTACTGTTGCTCAGCTACACAAgtatggggtcagtaagttttttttgtttttttaagaaatgaacacTTTTAATCAGCAGGGTGGCATTCAATTAATCATAAGTaacagaaaagacatttacaatgtcacaaaataattatatttcaagtaaatttggtttctattcatcaaataataaaaaaaatgtgtatcctggtttaagcagcacaaatgtttccaatgttataataaatagaaatgtttcttgaatgccAAATGATTTTCCGAAGGATCAGGAGAGGAATAAAGAATAGAAAATTCAACTTgaacattacaggaataaattacattatacagCGATTCctaattgtaatgatatttcacaatattacagttttacttttatttttgatcaaacgaatgtagccttgatgagcacTTCTTTCAACAACATTCAAaaatccccaaacttttgaatggtagtggacCTGCTCCTCTCTTCTCTCCTTCTCCAGGGTGGTCTGAAAGCAGTGATCTGGACAGATGTGTTTCAGACAGTTGTTATGTTTGCGGGGCAGCTTGCAGTGATTATAGTTGGTACCCATCAGGCAGGTGGCATCGCTGAAGTTTGGAGGAAAGCACAAAACGGCAGCCGTATCTCAGGCCTTGAGTGAGTGGTGCGGTTTTATAAGAGTAtctaaactgttcctttaagattaTCTAACAAACACTGTTCCACATACCAGAACTGTAACTGAAGCTCACATTCTTTGTTTTGTGGTCCCCATGGCAGCCTGAACCCCGACCCTTTAGAGAGGCACACATTCTGGACTCTGGGAGTTGGGGGGGTTTTCCTCATGCTGGCCCTGTATGGAGTGAATCAGGCTCAGGTCCAGAGATACCTCTGCTCCCGCACAGAGAAAGAGGCCATCATGTAAGAAAACACCCAGCTCTTCCACACTCTGGTTAAGTCAATAGAATCTCAAACTGTGAAGTTGTTTGATGGAGCATTGTGTTTTTTGGGGCATCTTGTTCTTCAGGTCCTGTTATGCGGTGTTCCCATGCCAGCAGATCGTGCTCACGTTGGGCTGTTTAATGGGTCTGGTTATGTACGCTCGATATGGGGAGGAGAGCCCACTGGATCAGGGCTATGTCAAAAGCAATGACCaggtcagacaaaaaaaaaaaaaaaattaataaataaatacaatacagatttttaataaaaactttcTAATCTATTCTAATTTTCTGtgtataataaacaaaatgtattatggttttcaaaaaatttaacattgataataatgtttcttttatatacagtattgttcaaaataatagcagtacaatgtgactaaccagaataatcaaggtttttcgtatatttttttattgctacgtggcaaacaagttaccagtaggttcagtagattctcagaaaacaaatgagacccagcattcatgatatgcacgctcttaaggctgtgcaattgggcaattagttgaattagttgaaaggggtgtgttcaaaaaaatagcagtgtggcattcaatcactgaggtcatcaattttgtgaagaaacaggtgtgaatcaggtggcccctatttaaggatgaagccaacacttgttgaacatgcatttgaaagctgaggaaaatgggtcgttcaagacattgttcagaagaacagcgtactttgattaaaaagttgattagagaggggaaaacctataaagaggtgcaaaaaatgataggctgttcagctaaaatgatctccaatgccttaaaatggagagcaaaaccagagagacgtggaagaaaacggaagacaaccatcaaaatggatagaagaataaccagaatggcaaaggctcagccaatgatcacctccaggatgatcaaaga
Proteins encoded in this region:
- the LOC127983837 gene encoding sodium-dependent multivitamin transporter; translated protein: MGAVVQMHFSTVDYVIFVLLLVASAGIGLYYAFSGGRQRTTQEFLLADRSMRCLPVSLSLLATFQSAVAILGAPSEIYTHGTQYWFLGCSYFLGLLIPAHIFIPVFYRLRLSSAYQYLELRFSKSVRICGTLTFIFQMVIYMGVVLYAPALALNAVTGFDLWGAVLAIGLVCTLYTALGGLKAVIWTDVFQTVVMFAGQLAVIIVGTHQAGGIAEVWRKAQNGSRISGLDLNPDPLERHTFWTLGVGGVFLMLALYGVNQAQVQRYLCSRTEKEAIMSCYAVFPCQQIVLTLGCLMGLVMYARYGEESPLDQGYVKSNDQMVLYFVMDVLRDLPGLPGLFVACLFSGALSTISSAFNSLATVTMEDLIKPHVRPMTEARATLLSKMLALAYGLVCLAMAYIASLMGSVLQAALSIFGMVGGPLLGLFCLGMFFPWANSTGALVGLASGLVMAFWIGIGSFVSRMSASVPPVINTTVIPDLGNMTTAVMTTLITSKPRPSGVQALYSLSYMWYSAHNSATVVVVGLLVSFLTGPWKEKDLNPGTIYPVLGNLLFFLPQRYREKLCCVTPLEDNSKGPDHQHYQMAQKESNGVAYTKEEDKLREEEGEGEKITAQPTCNLAHTVQETAL